From Hemitrygon akajei chromosome 19, sHemAka1.3, whole genome shotgun sequence, the proteins below share one genomic window:
- the selenok gene encoding selenoprotein K encodes MVYVSNGQVVDNRSQAPWSLSSITQFFWGIVEFIAFFFRTLFNPSGTVYKTSGSQTSWRRPDDGRGPPGAPRRRMGRINHGGGPAPPPMSGGUGR; translated from the exons ATGGTGTACGTGTCCAACG GACAAGTTGTGGATAACAGGAGTCAAGCACCATGGAGCTTATCATCAATTACTCAGTTTTTCTGGGGAATAGTGGAATTTATTGCATTTTT CTTTCGAACATTGTTCAATCCATCTGGAACTGTCTACAAAACATCTGGAAGTCAGACGTCCTGGCGTAGACCAGACGATGGAAGAGG gcCACCTGGAGCTCCACGGAGAAGAATGGGTCGAATAAATCATGGAGGAGGTCCAGCACCACCTCCAATGTCTGGAGGATGAGGAAG GTAA